In Thermodesulfovibrio thiophilus DSM 17215, a single genomic region encodes these proteins:
- a CDS encoding tetratricopeptide repeat protein — translation MKFLKILVVFVILLYISGCEPVRVTTKVNPIEIEPPEESVTVKKIPYDAVVIVDEDKTYTATQYTSDTIHDVVFPSGNLLKQALPIYFDRMFNKVKYEKSISTLPQSNTLIIVASMWNMNFKEDCCQPLTLDVGVTAGFDIWDSDLIPISMPLHSSGSGKISKSGLFSSLDNKEYAQTAYQAILNAVKNGSALIYDSVQNPQKVLLNAKDEINKEPSNISAYKVVANLSLKTGDIAQALAASQMVVQLNPKDIDGYMLLYKCYMAQRKYKDAIAQLEQAFSLNPKNALVMMKQSDFYIERKKYDRVIQIIKKYISERPDDKNAFSKLAFLYFRVGNYKDAISTSEGLLNSLSFSGIGISIKKDNEALPKVMSIQSNSPASESGIRVNDEIVEIDGISTKNLTINDIVNKLRGQDRTPVTLKIKREEELINKTLIRDTFYTDPYQAATAMSLMALCYLELGDNINAQKFIDSAVKTYPKAVLTQIAIASLMIKDGRYDEAIKTLSDVKQNDYAVFLLAVATAKKGNYEDSIKIYRNVSDSDNIFIGERAKNSYFETLTPYMKVLEEKAIEYERKGQLSSALKEYKKMLELANQQKAQWIRSRVARIITNNPSVVDMTGAARQYYLNAEVLFTNNKFEEAITELDRAKEIIPFNPQIYFNKALIYGKLADYAQAIENMEIFLQLNPTAPNTQTIRDQIYKWRFLLEKEL, via the coding sequence ATGAAATTTTTAAAAATCCTTGTAGTTTTTGTTATTCTTCTGTATATTTCAGGATGTGAACCTGTCAGGGTTACCACAAAAGTTAATCCAATTGAAATAGAACCTCCAGAGGAATCTGTAACAGTTAAAAAAATTCCATATGATGCAGTCGTTATTGTTGATGAAGATAAAACATACACTGCAACTCAATACACTTCTGATACCATTCATGATGTTGTATTTCCTTCGGGAAATCTTCTCAAACAGGCTTTGCCGATTTATTTTGACAGGATGTTTAATAAAGTTAAATACGAAAAAAGTATTTCTACGCTTCCACAATCCAATACTCTTATAATTGTAGCCTCTATGTGGAATATGAATTTTAAAGAAGACTGTTGCCAGCCTCTTACTCTGGATGTTGGAGTAACTGCTGGTTTTGATATTTGGGACAGCGACCTTATACCTATTTCCATGCCTTTACATTCCTCGGGTTCTGGTAAAATTTCTAAATCAGGATTGTTTTCATCCCTTGATAATAAAGAATACGCTCAAACTGCTTATCAGGCAATCTTAAATGCAGTAAAAAACGGCTCTGCACTTATCTATGATTCTGTTCAAAATCCACAGAAAGTTTTACTTAATGCAAAGGATGAAATAAATAAAGAGCCTTCTAATATATCTGCATATAAAGTTGTTGCCAATCTTTCTCTTAAAACCGGTGACATTGCTCAGGCGCTTGCTGCTTCTCAGATGGTTGTTCAGTTAAATCCAAAAGATATTGATGGTTACATGCTTCTTTATAAGTGTTATATGGCACAGAGAAAATATAAAGATGCAATTGCACAACTTGAACAGGCATTTTCATTAAATCCAAAGAATGCTCTTGTAATGATGAAACAGTCTGATTTCTATATTGAAAGGAAGAAATATGACAGAGTAATTCAGATTATTAAAAAATATATTTCAGAAAGACCTGATGATAAAAATGCTTTTTCAAAACTGGCTTTTCTGTATTTCAGAGTTGGAAATTATAAAGATGCTATATCAACATCTGAAGGATTGCTCAACTCTCTTTCTTTTTCAGGAATTGGAATAAGTATCAAAAAAGATAATGAAGCACTACCAAAGGTTATGTCCATACAGTCAAACAGTCCGGCTTCAGAATCCGGGATAAGAGTTAATGACGAAATTGTAGAAATTGATGGAATATCAACGAAGAATTTAACTATTAACGATATAGTGAACAAACTAAGAGGACAGGATAGAACACCAGTTACTCTGAAGATAAAAAGAGAGGAAGAACTAATAAATAAAACTCTTATAAGGGACACATTCTACACCGATCCTTATCAGGCAGCAACAGCGATGAGTCTGATGGCTCTTTGTTATCTGGAACTTGGAGATAATATCAATGCTCAGAAATTCATAGATAGCGCGGTTAAAACTTATCCAAAAGCAGTACTTACACAAATAGCAATTGCCAGCCTTATGATTAAGGATGGACGATATGACGAAGCAATTAAAACTCTTTCCGATGTAAAGCAGAATGATTATGCTGTTTTTCTCTTAGCAGTAGCAACCGCAAAAAAGGGAAACTATGAGGACAGCATAAAGATATACAGAAATGTCTCTGACTCTGATAATATCTTTATTGGTGAAAGGGCAAAAAATTCATATTTTGAAACACTGACACCATATATGAAAGTGCTGGAAGAAAAAGCTATTGAATATGAAAGAAAAGGTCAGTTAAGTTCAGCATTGAAAGAATACAAAAAAATGCTTGAATTGGCAAATCAGCAAAAAGCTCAATGGATAAGAAGCAGAGTTGCAAGAATAATTACAAACAATCCATCTGTGGTTGATATGACAGGAGCTGCAAGACAGTACTATCTGAATGCAGAGGTTCTGTTTACAAACAACAAATTTGAAGAGGCCATTACTGAACTTGATAGAGCAAAAGAGATTATACCTTTTAATCCTCAAATTTATTTCAATAAAGCTCTGATTTATGGAAAACTTGCTGATTATGCACAGGCTATTGAAAATATGGAGATATTTCTTCAACTTAATCCCACTGCCCCGAATACTCAGACAATAAGAGACCAGATATACAAATGGAGATTTCTCCTTGAAAAAGAGCTCTAA